One Dioscorea cayenensis subsp. rotundata cultivar TDr96_F1 chromosome 15, TDr96_F1_v2_PseudoChromosome.rev07_lg8_w22 25.fasta, whole genome shotgun sequence genomic region harbors:
- the LOC120278009 gene encoding uncharacterized protein LOC120278009 produces the protein MDPCPFVRVLVGNLALKLPVAARPARAGVHPSASPCYCRIRLNKLPYQTAPLPLDSGETPSNSLSASFDLSRADLDRLAGKSIFAGGARIKIAIYTGRRGTTCGVSSGRLLGKITVPLDLKSAEDRSCIFHTGWVSVGKGSKSSVSAQLHLTVKSEPDPRFVFEFDGEPECSPLVYQLQGSMRQPMFSCKFSCRSAADRCLRSRSVQIEGNNSKGWLSTFGSERERPVKERKGWSVTVHDLSGSPVAMASMVTPFVASPGTDRVSRSNPGAWLILRPGDGTWKPWGRLEAWRERGGIIDGIGYRFELLPDTTSPSGAGVLLAESTLSASKGGRFSIDLTSTTKPFSPVTSPRGSGDFGHGLWPFSGFVMSSTVEGEGKQSRPTVEVGVAHVACAEDAAAFVALAAAVDLSLDACRLFSHRLRKELEFSE, from the exons ATGGATCCCTGCCCTTTCGTCCGGGTCCTTGTGGGCAACCTCGCGCTCAAGCTTCCTGTTGCGGCGCGACCAGCACGCGCAGGTGTCCACCCTTCGGCTTCTCCTTGCTACTGCCGCATTCGTCTCAACAAGCTCCCTTACCAGACTGCTCCTCTCCCGCTTGACTCCGGCGAGACACCATCGAATTCTCTGTCTGCTAGCTTCGATTTGAGCCGCGCTGACCTTGATCGGCTTGCCGGGAAGTCGATCTTCGCCGGCGGTGCTCGGATCAAGATCGCGATCTACACTGGTCGGCGTGGGACTACTTGTGGGGTTAGCTCCGGCCGGCTTCTCGGTAAAATCACTGTTCCTCTGGATTTGAAGTCCGCTGAAGATCGCTCTTGTATATTCCACACTGGATGGGTCTCGGTGGGGAAGGGATCCAAGAGCTCGGTCTCAGCTCAGCTTCATCTCACGGTGAAGTCTGAGCCGGATCCGAGGTTCGTCTTCGAGTTCGACGGCGAGCCGGAGTGCAGCCCTCTTGTTTACCAGCTTCAAGGCTCCATGCGCCAGCCTATGTTCTCATGCAAGTTCAGCTGCCGTAGCGCCGCCGATCGCTGCCTCCGTTCCAG ATCAGTGCAAATCGAAGGCAATAACTCGAAGGGATGGCTCTCAACCTTCGGATCGGAGAGGGAGAGACCAGTGAAAGAGAGGAAGGGCTGGTCGGTGACCGTCCATGATCTCTCCGGCTCGCCGGTGGCCATGGCGTCAATGGTCACGCCTTTCGTTGCTTCTCCGGGAACGGACCGCGTGAGCCGCTCCAACCCCGGTGCTTGGCTTATTCTTCGCCCCGGCGACGGCACTTGGAAACCCTGGGGCCGTCTTGAGGCCTGGCGCGAGCGCGGCGGCATTATCGACGGCATTGGTTACCGTTTCGAGCTTCTCCCGGACACCACTTCCCCCTCCGGCGCCGGCGTCTTGTTAGCCGAATCCACTCTCAGCGCTAGCAAAGGCGGCAGGTTCTCCATCGATCTCACGTCGACGACGAAGCCGTTCTCGCCGGTGACGAGCCCACGTGGCAGCGGCGACTTCGGGCACGGGCTCTGGCCATTCTCGGGGTTTGTGATGTCGTCGACGGTGGAGGGCGAGGGGAAGCAGAGCCGGCCGACGGTGGAGGTCGGCGTGGCGCACGTCGCGTGCGCCGAGGACGCGGCGGCGTTTGTGGCTCTCGCCGCAGCCGTCGATCTCAGCTTGGACGCTTGCCGGCTGTTCTCTCATCGTCTTCGCAAAGAGCTTGAGTTTtcggaataa